From the genome of Nicotiana sylvestris chromosome 1, ASM39365v2, whole genome shotgun sequence:
TCAGGGGCGAAGCTACATAGCTCTATGGGTGGTCAACTGacccttcgtcgaaaaattacactgtatatataggtAATATATTAGATTTTTgtggtatataatatatattgaacATCCTTTATCggtgattttttttttacttcattcAAGTTTGAATTCTCAAGATGAAATTTCTGGTTCCGCCACTGCTCGACCTCTTTTTCCCTTTGCTGGAACCTGCTTAGCGTTTTAATTATAGTAACAACTTTTTTGCTCTTTTACAGGATCATAAAATTGgagacagaaaaaaaaaagaagcaaaacaaGACTACTCTTTTCAAGCTTGCTTCATTGTAAGACTGAATATTAACTTTTGATTACATTCCTTCTTTTCAAAATATTTATGTTGGTTTCACTTGCTATTatctcatttttcactaatttgtTAATGATTGACCAACTAAAAAAATTACTTTAAAAAGACAAACTAAAGTGACTGCCATGTGACCTGGAGATCAGGGGTTCGAACAGTAgaaatagcctcttgcagaaatgcagggtaaggctgcatagAATAGTCTCTTGTGGTCTGGTCCTTTTCCGGGCCCGCACATAGCAAGAGGTTAGTGCACCAGAATGACCATTTAAAACCATTCTACACTCACTTTGACTATGTGATTTTATTAGACTCCTATATGATTAAATAGAAAACTGAACTTCAAGAATTGATTATCCATGCAAAAAACCGTACCTATCATCAGTGACTATCTTTTTCAAAGAAAGCAATGTTGTCATCGTAGACTAGGCTTAGATTGATCAAACCCAAAGTAAAGATCAGAACAAGCAATATATTAGACTCCAACAGGTTAGCTTTCTTCCTAAAATTTATCAACGAACATCTTAAAAGCGGAGAAGTGAAATTGAAAGTGAAATGAAGCAACATTTACAatagaaagtaagacaataagagGTTTGGGAAATTCTCCATAACCAAAATGGTACAGTAGGTGTATAATCTTTCACAAACATTATAGCTTCTAACAGTAGATATTGAAAAAATGTGAACAAAAAATGTTATTGTTAATGAAACTAATATTATAAGAGTTGGTGAACTTGCAGGAAGTTTCTACTTTATCTACAGAAGATGACTCAAAATGATATTGAGGATATGTTAGATAACCTAAGAAGGATCAAGATCAGAGGTCATGATCTGAACAACATCAAGATTAAGACACTTGAAATGGAGCTAAGATTTTTGAGTACTTTTCTCAAATACCATCATCTTCTTTTGCCTGATTCCTTTGTCAATATCGCAAAGAAGGCCCAACTGATTGATGAAATGCTTCAATCAGTTTTTGATGAATGCAAAACTGACCTTAATGTGGAAAGGCTAGTTTCACAGTTGCTGGAATTCATTGAAGGTAATACCAGCTTAAGGTACAATTTTGAGTTGAATCGTTCCCATCTATCTGAATATATGGATTGCCTCGACAAGAATCTAAATGATGTACAAATGTTCTTGGAATTGGATATTGAGTGGACGAATAAACGAATCCTTCGGCTTAAGCGATTTTTAAAGCAAGTGAAAATCATTCAAAAGAAAATGAGATTTTTGAGATACTTATATGCCACGGAGATAAATAGTTACATCGACCATGAGAAGCTGGAAGGTCTGGAAACTCGAATCCAGTTCATGGCTGACAATGTGGGACAGTTCTGCCTTGCTCTTTGGCTTAATAAGGTTGAAGATGACACAGATTCAGATGAGGTTGAAGATGATGCCGATTCAAATGACGTTAAAGATGATGCAGATTCAGATGAGGATAAAGATGATATAGATTCAGCTGAAGATACAAATGATACCTATTCATATGAGGATGAAGATGATCCAGAATCAAATGAGGTTGAAGATAATGCCGATTCAAATGACATTAAAGATGATGCAGATTCAGATGAGGATAAAGATGATACAGNNNNNNNNNNNNNNNNNNNNNNNNNNNNNNNNNNNNNNNNNNNNNNNNNNNNNNNNNNNNNNNNNNNNNNNNNNNNNNNNNNNNNNNNNNNNNNNNNNNNNNNNNNNNNNNNNNNNNNNNNNNNNNNNNNNNNNNNNNNNNNNNNNNNNNNNNNNNNNNNNNNNNNNNNNNNNNNNNNNNNNNNNNNNNNNNNNNNNNNNCCAAAGTGCTTGTATctatttcgaaaaaaataatttcaaaaat
Proteins encoded in this window:
- the LOC104227046 gene encoding uncharacterized protein, translating into MTQNDIEDMLDNLRRIKIRGHDLNNIKIKTLEMELRFLSTFLKYHHLLLPDSFVNIAKKAQLIDEMLQSVFDECKTDLNVERLVSQLLEFIEDPGTFARVGRQ